In Paeniglutamicibacter kerguelensis, one genomic interval encodes:
- a CDS encoding S8 family serine peptidase, whose translation MDELSLVHLPALMSLSTGGADVIVGIVDGPVALDHPDLAQATIKSFPGWGVGCRDPRSVSCQHGTSVVGILAASRQSQPPGIAPECTYVLRPVFTENTPAGEMPTAAVREVAEAIVDCVHAGARIINLSLAVSGGGFTSDQMLRAAMDFASQRSVLVIAAVGNHRVIGGNMDVLRHACTIPVIAYSLLGQPLPQAHIAASIGRSGLGAPGKDVFGLASSGGTAVFTGTSIAAPFVTGAAVLLRSIYPAVAASEVKHALISTRAGQQRSIVPGLLNAWAAYQLLSTHTYRKVLA comes from the coding sequence ATGGACGAGCTTTCTTTGGTTCATCTTCCCGCCCTCATGTCCTTGAGCACGGGAGGAGCAGATGTGATTGTTGGAATAGTAGACGGGCCCGTAGCTCTCGATCATCCAGACCTGGCCCAGGCCACCATCAAATCTTTTCCGGGCTGGGGAGTAGGGTGCCGAGACCCACGAAGTGTTTCCTGCCAGCACGGAACCTCGGTAGTGGGTATCTTGGCCGCTAGCCGTCAATCGCAACCGCCCGGTATCGCTCCAGAATGTACGTATGTTCTGCGACCTGTCTTCACGGAGAACACCCCTGCGGGCGAAATGCCGACTGCGGCTGTTCGCGAAGTAGCAGAGGCAATTGTCGATTGTGTGCACGCTGGGGCCCGCATCATCAATCTCAGCCTCGCTGTGTCAGGTGGCGGCTTCACCTCTGACCAAATGTTGCGAGCAGCAATGGACTTCGCGAGCCAGAGAAGCGTGCTCGTTATCGCTGCGGTTGGGAATCACCGTGTGATTGGAGGGAATATGGACGTTCTTCGCCACGCATGTACGATCCCCGTAATTGCATACTCCCTTTTGGGGCAGCCCCTACCTCAGGCCCACATCGCTGCATCGATCGGGCGCTCCGGTTTGGGCGCTCCTGGGAAAGATGTCTTTGGCTTAGCAAGTTCGGGCGGTACCGCCGTGTTCACAGGAACCAGTATTGCTGCACCGTTCGTGACAGGGGCAGCTGTGCTATTGCGTTCGATATACCCCGCCGTTGCTGCCTCCGAGGTTAAGCATGCGCTTATCTCAACTAGGGCCGGTCAGCAGCGTTCGATAGTGCCGGGGTTGCTGAACGCTTGGGCCGCCTATCAGCTGCTTTCGACCCATACTTACAGAAAGGTGTTGGCATGA
- a CDS encoding DUF805 domain-containing protein, whose amino-acid sequence MSHPTNPDESPSASPAVDSLDLPRYGATFGEAFKLFFLKYGTFDGRASRSEYWWVMLLNVLVTSACAALMVVGGANLLDPGGTELPDAAAPGLLIWLTYWLVTFLPNLALGMRRFHDANFEGETYFVCWLPYVGLPIALVLAMMPSKPEGARFDPDRSWPPAKRTP is encoded by the coding sequence ATGTCACACCCAACGAACCCAGACGAATCCCCTTCGGCTTCACCCGCAGTGGATAGCCTGGACCTGCCGCGTTACGGTGCCACATTTGGCGAAGCCTTCAAGCTGTTTTTCCTGAAATACGGAACCTTCGACGGCCGTGCCAGCCGCAGCGAGTACTGGTGGGTCATGTTGCTCAACGTCCTGGTCACGAGCGCCTGCGCTGCCCTCATGGTCGTGGGCGGCGCGAACCTCCTTGATCCGGGTGGCACCGAGTTGCCGGATGCCGCCGCACCCGGGCTGTTGATATGGCTCACCTATTGGCTCGTCACGTTCCTCCCAAATTTGGCCCTGGGCATGCGCCGCTTCCACGACGCCAACTTCGAAGGTGAGACCTACTTTGTCTGTTGGTTGCCTTACGTCGGGCTGCCGATCGCCTTGGTCCTTGCCATGATGCCGTCCAAACCGGAAGGCGCACGCTTTGACCCAGACAGGTCATGGCCACCGGCCAAGCGGACACCCTAG